In Flavobacterium lacustre, a genomic segment contains:
- a CDS encoding ArsR/SmtB family transcription factor, protein MDHIELFKALSNKSRLQILEWLKEPEINFPEQMADCYEHGVCVGQIQAKSGLTQSTVSEYLSILQRAGFIESKRVGQWTYYKRNEKAFTELSKIIESNI, encoded by the coding sequence ATGGATCATATAGAACTCTTTAAAGCATTATCAAACAAGTCCAGACTACAAATACTGGAATGGTTAAAAGAACCTGAAATAAATTTCCCAGAACAAATGGCTGATTGTTATGAACACGGTGTTTGTGTAGGACAAATTCAGGCCAAATCAGGTCTAACCCAATCAACGGTTTCAGAATATTTATCAATATTACAACGTGCCGGATTCATAGAATCCAAACGTGTTGGGCAATGGACCTATTACAAGCGCAACGAAAAAGCGTTTACCGAACTCAGTAAAATAATCGAATCTAATATATAA